In Sebastes fasciatus isolate fSebFas1 chromosome 24, fSebFas1.pri, whole genome shotgun sequence, the following are encoded in one genomic region:
- the dock9b gene encoding dedicator of cytokinesis protein 9 isoform X3 — MFGWFGTMGCTTSVVLLEGLRSILERNCGYIKGAVELGALEEEEETLSLRGSQHWIPTTALVKPKIIEPLDYENVLLQRKTQIISDVLRDMLQFPTDDFQISTLRRQGRTLFSTVPETAEKEAHSLFVQECIKTYKSDWHVVSYKYEEYSGDFRQLPNKVSRPEKLAAHLFEVDEDVEKDEDTASLGSQKGGVSKHGWLYKGNMNSAISVTMRSFKRRYFHLAQLGDGSYNLNFYKDENTSKDPKGTIFLDSCMGVVQNSKVRRFAFELKMQDKSTFLLAADSEAEMEEWIGTLNKILHSSFEQAMQEKRNGDLHDDEEHGKADPSSGSFQDSFQTARDIESKMRSEARLKLFTLDPDTQKLDFSGIEPDVRQFEEKFGKRVLVSCNDLSFNLQGCVTENEEGPTTNVEPFYVVLSLFDVQNSRKISADFHVDLNHPLVRQMTSGSSSRQVNGSGDGTLAGQRQASGLPAGALHYPRQGVFSVTCPHPEIFLVARVEKVLQGGITHCTEPYMKSSDSAKMAQKVLKNAKTACSRLGQYRMPFAWAARPVFKDASGTLDKSSRFSALYRQDSSKLSDEDMFKLLTDFRKPEKMAKLPVLLGNLDVTIDSVAPDVTNCVTSSYIPVRNFEGNGPGSALLEVEEFVPCIAKCSQPFTIYKNHLYVYPKHLKYDAQKSFAKARNIAVCIEFKDSDEDEAQPVKCIYGHPGGPLFTKQAYATVLHHQQNPEFYDEIKIELPTQLHEKHHLLFTFFHVSCDSNSKKKDLVESPVGSAWLPLLRDGRVIMNEQLLPVAANLPAGYLGSQDGVNKHSGSEIKWVDGGKPLFKVSTHLVSTVYTQDQHLHNFFHHCRIMEMSEQASEGELVKYLKSLHAMEGHVMVNFLPTILNQLFCVLTRATLEDVAVNVTRVMVHVVAQCHEEGLEHYLRSYIKFVFKPEPYSSTNVKTVHEELAKAMTAILKPSTDFLTSNKLLKYSWYFFEALVKSMAHYLIESGKVKLSRNQRFSATFYHAVETLVNMLMPHITQKYKDNLDAARNANHSLAVFIKRCFTFMDRGFMFKQINNYMNCFMPGDPKTLYEFKFEFLRVVCSHEHFVPLNLPMPFGKGRIQRFQDLQLDYSLTDDFCRNHFLVGLLMREVGGALQEFREIRQIAIQVLKGLMIKHTFDDRYAAKSQQARLATLYLPLFGLLQENVYRLDIKEAAPLSNHNNAREDSLVPNSMVTPQKPGSCIENALHKDVFGVISGTASPHSSTPNVSSVHHADSRGSLVSTDSGNSLLDKSSDKTNSLEKNQCASALGSTVLRCDKLDRDEIKNLLMCFLHILKSMSEEALFSYWNKAAPLELTDFFTLIEVCLHQFRYMGKRFIVRSQEGAGPVAPDRKSLTLPVSRNRAGILHARLQQLGTLENAHTFNNMYSHTEADVSSQCLLEANVSTEVCLTVLDTLSIFIMGFKIQLNSDHGHNPLMKKVFQVHLCFLQIPQSEAALKQVFTSLRTFIYKFPCTFFDGRADMCASLCYEILKCCNSKLSSIRSDAAHLLYFLMKSNFDYTGRKSFVRTHLQVVIAVSQLIADVIGIGGTRFQQSLSIINNCANSDKSIKHTAFPSDVKDLTKRIRTVLMATEQMKEHENDPEMLVDLQYSLAKSYTSTPELRKTWLDSMARIHNKNGDLSEAAMCFVHVAALVAEYLWRKGMFRQGCSAFRVTTPNIDEEAAMMEDVGMQDVHFNEEVLMELLEECADGLWKAERYELIADVYRLIIPIYEQRRDFEKLTHLYDTLHRAYTKVMEVMHSGKRLLGTYFRVAFFGQGFFEDEDGKEYIYKEPKFTPLSEISQRLLKLYSDKFGQENVKIIQDSGKVNPKDLDSKYAYIQVTHVTPHLDDKELEDRKTDFEKSHNIRRFVFETPFTVSGKKQGGVEEQCKRRTVLTTTHCFPYVKKRIAVMYQHQTDMSPIEVAIDEMSAKVAELRLLCSASEVDMIRLQLKLQGSISVQVNAGPLAYARAFLDDSSAKKNPDNKVKQLKEVFRQFVDACGQALGVNERLIKEDQQEYHDEMKANYRDLTRELSNIMHEQINPVEDGTRSTLSDSMGIFNAISGTPTSANPHGSTTIL, encoded by the exons TAAGGTGTCGAGACCTGAGAAACTAGCAGCTCACCTGTTTGAGGTGGATGAAGATGTGGAAAAAGACGAG GACACAGCCTCCCTCGGATCTCAGAAGGGAGGAGTGTCTAAACATGGCTGGCTGTACAAAGGCAACATGAACAGTGCAATCAGTGTTACTATGCGG TCCTTCAAGAGGAGGTACTTCCATCTGGCCCAGCTTGGAGATGGATCCTACAACCTCAACTTCTACAAGGACGAGAACACCTCCAAGGATCCCAAAGGAACCATCTTCCTTGACTCATGCATGGGGGTTGTTCAG aACAGCAAAGTGCGTCGCTTCGCCTTCGAGCTGAAGATGCAGGATAAGAGCACGTTCCTGCTGGCGGCGGACAGCGAAGCggagatggaggagtggatCGGCACCCTCAACAAGATCCTCCACAGCAGCTTCGAGCAGGCCATGCAGGAGAAGAGGAACGGAGACCTGCACGacg ATGAGGAGCATGGAAAAGCAGACCCCTCGTCCGGAAGTTTTCAAGACAGCTTTCAG ACGGCCAGAGATATAGAGTCCAAAATGAGGAGTGAAGCTCGCCTGAAACTGTTCACATTGGACCCTGACACACAG AAACTGGACTTCTCTGGCATTGAGCCGGACGTGCGGCAGTTTGAAGAGAAGTTTGGGAAGAGAGTCCTGGTCAGCTGCAACGACCTGTCTTTCAACCTGCAGGGCTGCGTCACAGAGAATGAAGAGGGGCCGACGACTAAT GTGGAGCCTTTCTACGTGGTCCTGTCCCTCTTCGACGTCCAGAACAGCAGAAAGATCTCGGCCGACTTCCACGTGGATCTCAACCACCCTTTGGTCCGACAAATGACATCAGGCTCCAGTAGCAGACAAGTTAACGGCAGTGGTGATGGTACGCTGGCTGGCCAGAGGCAGGCCAGTGGGCTCCCAGCGGGGGCTCTCCATTACCCCAGACAGGGGGTGTTCTCAGTCACGTGTCCCCATCCGGAGATCTTCCTGGTGGCCAGGGTTGAGAAGGTCCTGCAGGGGGGGATCACCCACTGCACTGAACCCTACATGAAGAGCTCAGACTCCGCCAAG ATGGCTCAAAAGGTGCTGAAGAATGCTAAGACAGCCTGCAGCAGACTGGGACAGTACAGGATGCCGTTTGCCTGGGCTGCAAG GCCTGTGTTCAAAGACGCATCAGGAACTTTGGACAAAAGCTCTCGCTTCTCGGCTCTTTACAGACAGGACAGCAGCAAGCTGTCAGACGAGGACATGTTCAAACTGCTTACTGACTTCAGAAA ACCAGAGAAAATGGCCAAACTCCCCGTGCTCTTAGGGAACTTAGATGTAACGATTGACAGCGTGGCCCCGGATGTAACCA ATTGCGTCACTTCCTCCTACATCCCCGTGAGGAACTTTGAAGGCAACGGGCCCGGCAGCGCTCTCCTGGAGGTGGAGGAGTTCGTACCCTGCATCGCTAAATGCTCCCAACCATTCACCATCTATAAAAACCACCTCTATGTGTACCCGAAACACCTCAAATATGACGCGCAGAAATCCTTTGCTAAG GCCAGGAATATTGCAGTGTGCATTGAGTTCAAGGATTCTGATGAGGATGAAGCCCAGCCGGTGAAG TGCATCTACGGTCATCCAGGAGGTCCTCTGTTCACTAAGCAGGCGTATGCAACCGTCCTGCACCATCAGCAGAACCCTGAGTTCTATGATGAG ATAAAGATAGAGCTGCCGACTCAGCTGCATGAGAAGCATCACCTTCTCTTCACCTTCTTTCATGTGAGCTGCGACAGCAACAGCAAGAAGAAAGACCTGGTGGAGTCTCCAG TGGGTTCAGCATGGCTGCCTCTGCTAAGGGATGGCAGAGTCATCATGAATGAACAGTTGCTTCCAGTGGCCGCCAATCTCCCCGCCGGGTACCTCGGCTCCCAGGATGGTGTCAACAAG CACTCTGGCTCGGAGATCAAATGGGTCGACGGAGGAAAACCCCTGTTCAAAGTCTCAACTCATCTCGTTTCAACAGTTTACACTCAG GATCAGCACTTGCAtaacttcttccaccactgtcgaATCATGGAGATGTCAGAACAAGCTTCAGAGGGGGAGCTGGTGAAATACCTGAAG AGTCTCCATGCGATGGAGGGTCATGTAATGGTTAACTTTCTGCCCACCATCCTCAACCAGCTGTTTTGCGTGCTAACCAGAGCCACACTCGAGGATGTGGCTGTCAACGTGACCAG GGTGATGGTTCATGTTGTAGCGCAGTGCCACGAAGAAGGGCTTGAGCATTACTTGAGATCTTATATCAAG tttGTGTTTAAGCCGGAGCCTTATTCCTCCACCAATGTAAAAACAGTTCATGAGGAGCTGGCTAAAGCCATGACAGCCATTCTCAAGCCATCCACAGACTTCTTGACTAGCAACAAGCTGCTGAAG taCTCCTGGTACTTCTTCGAAGCTCTGGTGAAATCAATGGCTCATTATCTCATAGAGAGCGGGAAGGTCAAG CTCTCCAGGAACCAACGTTTCTCAGCAACCTTCTACCATGCGGTGGAGACTCTGGTGAACATGCTGATGCCGCACATCACCCAGAAATACAAGGACAACCTGGATGCGGCTCGCAATGCCAACCACAGCCTGGCAGTTTTCATCAAG CGCTGCTTCACCTTCATGGACAGAGGCTTCATGTTCAAGCAGATCAACAACTACATGAACTGTTTTATGCCTGGAGACCCCAAG ACTTTGTATGAATTCAAGTTTGAGTTCCTGCGGGTCGTTTGCAGCCACGAGCACTTTGTCCCTCTCAATCTGCCCATGCCCTTTGGAAAAGGCAGAATTCAAAGGTTCCAAG ATCTTCAGCTGGACTACTCTCTGACTGACGACTTCTGTCGAAACCACTTCCTGGTGGGTCTGCTGATGAGGGAGGTGGGCGGCGCCCTTCAGGAGTTCCGAGAGATCCGTCAGATCGCCATCCAGGTGCTCAAGGGGCTGATGATCAAACACACGTTTGACGACCGCTATGCTGCGAAA AGCCAGCAGGCCAGACTCGCCACCCTCTACCTCCCTCTGTTTGGTTTGCTCCAGGAGAATGTCTACAGACTTGACATTAAGGAGGCCGCCCCCCTCAGCAACCACAAT AATGCAAGGGAGGACTCTCTGGTCCCCAACTCCATGGTGACCCCTCAGAAACCTGGGAGCTGCATAGAAAATGCTCTCCACAAAGATGTGTTTGGAGTCATCTCTGGAACAG CCTCCCCTCACAGCTCCACTCCCAACGTCAGCTCAGTTCACCATGCAGACTCCAGAGGCTCTCTGGTCTCCACCGACTCTGGAAACAGCCTGCTGGACAAGAGCAGTGACAAGACCAACTCCCTGGAGAAG AACCAGTGTGCGTCGGCTCTGGGCAGCACCGTGCTGCGCTGCGACAAACTGGACCGAGACGAGATCAAAAACCTGCTCATGTGCTTTCTGCATATCCTCAAGAGCATGTCAGAAG AGGCCCTTTTTTCATACTGGAACAAAGCAGCTCCCTTAGAACTGACGGACTTCTTTACATTGATAGA AGTCTGCCTTCATCAGTTTAGATACATGGGGAAGAGATTCATCGTCAG GAGCCAGGAGGGGGCGGGGCCTGTAGCGCCAGACAGGAAGTCTCTGACTCTGCCTGTGTCTCGTAACAGGGCGGGGATCTTGCACGCCCGCCTTCAGCAGCTGGGAACTCTGGAGAACGCTCACACCTTCAACAACA TGTACTCTCACACGGAAGCAGACGTGAGCAGCCAGTGCCTGCTGGAGGCCAATGTGTCCACAGAGGTCTGTCTGACGGTGCTGGACACACTCAGCATCTTCATCATGGGATTTAAG ATTCAGCTCAATTCAGATCATGGTCACAACCCCCTGATGAAGAAAGTGTTCCAGGTCCATCTGTGCTTCCTGCAGATCCCTCAGTCCGAGGCCGCCCTCAAGCAGGTCTTCACCTCACTCAGGACCTTCATCTACAAG TTCCCCTGTACCTTCTTCGACGGCCGGGCCGACATGTGTGCCTCTCTATGCTACGAAATCCTCAAGTGCTGTAACTCCAAGCTGAGCTCCATCCGCAGCGACGCCGCCCATCTTCTCTACTTCCTCATGAAAAGCAACTTCGACTACACCGGACGCAAGTCTTTTGTACGAACACACCTGCAG GTGGTAATCGCTGTCAGTCAGCTGATTGCTGATGTCATCGGCATCGGCGGTACCCGTTTCCAGCAGTCTCTCTCCATCATTAACAACTGTGCCAACAGTGACAAGAGCATCAAG cACACAGCATTTCCATCAGACGTGAAGGACCTGACGAAGCGCATCAGGACGGTTCTGATGGCCACGGAGCAGATGAAGGAGCACGAGAACGACCCGGAGATGCTGGTGGACCTCCAGTACAGCTTGGCCAAGTCCTACACCAGCACACCCGAGCTCCGCAAGACCTGGCTGGACAGCATGGCTCGCATCCACAACAAGAACGGAGATCTGTCagag GCAGCCATGTGTTTCGTGCACGTTGCGGCCTTGGTAGCCGAGTACCTGTGGAGGAAAG GCATGTTCAGGCAGGGCTGCTCGGCTTTCCGCGTCACCACTCCGAACATCGACGAGGAAGCGGCCATGATGGAGGACGTGGGGATGCAGGACGTTCACTTCAATGAG GAGGTGCTGATGGAGCTGTTGGAGGAGTGTGCCGATGGCCTCTGGAAGGCGGAGCGTTATGAGCTCATCGCCGACGTCTACAGGCTCATCATTCCCATCTACGAGCAGCGCAGAGACTTCGAG AAACTGACTCACCTGTATGACACCCTCCACCGTGCCTATACCAAAGTGATGGAGGTGATGCATTCTGGCAAAAGACTGTTGGGCACATACTTCAGAGTGGCCTTCTTTGGACAG gGCTTCTTTGAGGATGAAGATGGAAAGGAATACATCTACAAGGAGCCAAAGTTCACGCCGCTGTCTGAGATTTCCCAGAGGCTCCTGAAGCTCTACTCCGACAAGTTTGGTCAGGAGAACGTCAAGATCATTCAGGACTCTGGCAAG GTGAACCCGAAAGACCTGGACTCCAAGTACGCCTACATCCAGGTGACCCACGTCACGCCCCACCTAGACGACAAAGAGCTGGAGGACAGGAAGACCGACTTCGAGAAGAGCCACAACATCCGGCGCTTCGTGTTCGAGACGCCGTTCACGGTGTCGGGCAAGAAGCAGGGCGGGGTGGAGGAGCAGTGCAAACGGCGGACCGTCCTCACCA CCACCCACTGTTTCCCCTACGTGAAGAAGCGTATAGCGGTCATGTACCAGCACCAGACCGACATGAGCCCCATCGAGGTGGCCATAGACGAGATGAGCGCCAAGGTGGCCGAGCTGCGTCTGCTGTGCTCGGCCTCCGAGGTGGACATGATCCGCCTGCAGCTCAAACTGCAGGGCAGCATCAGCGTCCAG gtcAACGCCGGTCCTCTCGCGTACGCCAGAGCCTTCCTCGACGACAGTAGTGCCAAGAAGAACCCCGACAACAAGGTCAAACAGCTCAAAGAGGTGTTCAG GCAGTTCGTGGACGCCTGCGGTCAGGCGCTGGGAGTGAACGAGAGGCTGATCAAAGAGGACCAGCAGGAGTATCATGATGAGATGAAGGCCAACTACAGGGACCTGACCAGGGAGCTGTCCAACATCATGCATGAACAG ATAAACCCAGTGGAAGA